The stretch of DNA AATCATAGAGAGGATGTCTTAAGCTTCGCTTTAGCCTATGATATAATCGTAGCTAACACCCTCTTTGAAAAGAGAGAATCCCATCTAGTGACTTTTAGTGGCGGTCAACACTCTTAACCAAATTGATTTCGTCCTCTTGAAAAGAGAAGAAAGTCATGCTTGCCTGGATTGTATAAGGTGATACCTGTAGAGAGTGTTGTCCCTCAACATAAGCTTGTAGTGTCCGATTTCAGCTTTCAGATTCGTGTCTAAACGGGATAAGTGCGTCGAAGTCGTTAGAACGAAGTGGTAGAAGCTCAATGGGGAGGCAACTCAGGCTTTCAAGGGGATGGATATCAAGGAGGGGCCCTTGGGAGGAGGGCGGTGATGCAAACAGTATGTGGATGAAGATGGCGAGTAGCGTTTGGATGATGGCTTAGTTTGGGGTGACCAGGGGAAGTAGAAGTGACCTGGTGGTTGAACGATGATGTCCATAAGGCTATTAAGGAGAAGATCGTTTCAGATGCCTACATGTGGATAGGAGTGTAGATAACATAGAGAAGTACAAGGTGGCAAAGAAGGCCGCAAAGCGAGTTGTGAGTGAGGCAAGGGGTCGGACGTATGAGGACCTCTACTAGCATTTAAACACAAAGGAAGACGAAATGGACATCTGAAGATGGCCAAGGTCCGAGAGAGGAAGGTGAGGGATGTCAACCAAGTTAAATGCATGACGGAGAAGATCAGCTTCTGGTGAAGGTGGCGATCAAGCACAAATGGCGAGAGTACTTTGACAAGCTGGTTGATGAAGAGAATGATAGCCCTACCATTGAGCTGGACGACTCCTTTGATAATACCAACATGTGTTTTGTGCGACAAATCCAGGAGTCCGAGGTCAGGGAGGCTTTATAAAGGATGAAAGGAGGGAAGGCAATGGTCCCTTATTGTATCCCATTGAGATGTGGAGAGGCCTTGGAGACATAGCGATAGTATGGctaccaatcttcaagaacaaggggaGTGTTCAAagttgtactaattaccgtggAGTTAAGCTGAAGAACCGTACAATGAATCCatgggagagagtcattgagcaccaCTTAAGAATGCcaagcgtgaccaaaaatcaTTTGGTTTCATGCCTAGGAGGTCGATCATGGCAGCCATTTTCCTGGTGTGACAACTTATGAGGAGATATAGGTAGCAAAAGGACATgtatatggtgttcattgacttggagaaaGGCTGCGATAAAATTCCGCGGAGTGTCATTTGGTGGGCCTTGGAGGAACACAATATCCCAAaaaagtacattaccctcatcaaggacatgtacgataatgttgtgacaagtgtttGAACAAGTGATGGTGACACTGATACTTTACGATTAAAATAGAACTGCACCAAGGTTGCTTTGAGCCCTTTtttgttttggtgattgatgaggtcacaagggatatcccatggtgtatgctaTTAGTGGGTGATGTGGTGCTAGTCGATGATAGTGGGACAGGGGTTGATAGAAAGTTAGAGCTGCGGAGAAAGACTTGGAATCGAAAGGTTTTAGGCGTAATATAGAACTAAAACTGAGTGCATGAGGTGCAATTTTAGTACTACTATAGGTGTTGAAGTGTAATATGGATTGCCTAGCCTATTCCATCAGTTTGGACTTTTGGTTGCATTGACTAGTGCATGAAGCTACCATGTGTGATGTGGAAAGTCAACACGTGAATAGACTCAGAGGTATGGCTCAGGAGGCCTATACGTGGACACAAAGGGGGAACAACAATTTTTGGACAAATTGCAAAAGCTAGGAGACCTTGGACCCTGATACCATATTAAGCTTCATGCACTAGCCAATGCAACCCAAAGTCTGAACTGAACCTGGGCATTTCTTAGGCCGGGCCGGGTTTTGGGCTGGGCTTTTAAAAGACCGACACTCAATAGTCAAGCCTGAGCCCGGCCCGATCAAAGAACTAGCCAtagacaggggtgcgtggaagttAGCAATTTACGTGCCAAAACCATGACTTGGTTTCAAGATCTTGTGGGTTTCAACTCTaacctaccccaacttgtttgggactgaAAGGCTTTGGTGTGTTGTGTTCTATCTGTTCACACTTTACAATCTGATTGTCGGTCCTGATACGGCTTACCAGTTAGATTATTTGTCTTTAGATATGGCTACCCAGTTAGTAAATTCTCTAAGATGGAAATAAATAAACAAAGAAATATGCTTTTAATTTTAGCAAAATTTAGTACttcctccatcccataatataaggcTTTTTGtaacactacactagtgtcaaaaaacgtcttacattataggacagagggagtatcaATTAATTATGTAACTAatatatatatttatttattCAATCAGTTAGATATTCATTCCCATATAGTGGAATTAACAGTTCATTTTATTGTACCAGGAAAACGGCGAATGCTGGCATACTGCTCGTTTGATTGCAGGGAACCAAGGTATTACTATTACATTTAATTGTGACATGCACAATTTTAATATTAAGATTATTTTCTGCTTATATGCAGAAATTTCTCACATAGTTAAAATTGTAAGGACTTAATTAGCGAAAATTGCTtttggagctcggcctccatggaggcctccaaattcaaaattcataCTTTTAcgtttcaaaaaattctgaaaaaatacaGATATGCATGAAGGCATAACAGACATTTGTTTAAATTTTCAGTGCAAAATATGTTGAAATGAGGGCTGTGCAAAAAAAAATCTGGAGTTTCTTAACACATGATACTATTCGTCCTCCCAGGccatgaatttgtcttttttgtacaGATGGGATTTCAAGGTATTTCATCCTAAAAATTTACACACATACACATAACATCCTTGTTTACTTGCACaattttttttcagatttttttggaACCGTAAAGtttgaatttttcaaaattttcGAGCTCCAGTGAGCTCGGTCACCAAAACGATGTTCTCCTTAATTAGTATTCTACACAATTTTTTGAAACTATATATCCAATTCCACGGCAAGgcgcggggtatcatctagttaaTAAAACCCTTAACCCATTGCGACTAATCCTTTTCCAGGAAATGACCAATGCAGTACATGCCTTAAAGAACTTCACAATGATCACACAAGCCTCCTATAATCTCAAGCAAAAATACCTCAGAACCATCACTGTAATGCACCCTCTTGCCACTTGCCAGTGCTGCAAAACCCTCATCACTTGCCAGTGAAATCTTAGTGATTACATTATCCAAAACCGTCATCACTAACGCTCAAATTATTTTTAGAGTTACCTTGTATACTAGGGCACTTAACTTTTTTGCACCGTAATATTTGTTTGCTATTGGTATACAGATACATTAAGTAGCAGCTCTGATGAGGAGGACATTGAGCAATCTTGTGATGGTAACAAGGTACTACAAAGATGCTTGAATGGATCATTTGATTCATTGGAGCAAGAAATAAGAAAATGCCTGAATGGAGCATCTGATACACCAAAGGAGTTGGTCGATCAAGATGTAAAACAGCCAGCCAATAGAAATGGCAGGTGCTGCCTGGAAAGTCAAACAGACAGTGAAGGGGAACCACAAAAATGCATGAATGAAGAGCCTGGCGTGTCTCTGGAGGCCATCTGTTCAAAAGTGCAACTCGCTCCCAGTGAAACTGGTGAATGTTGCATGAACAGCCAAGCAGACTGTCCGACGTCTCCTGTGGCCAATTCAGGACAGTCTCCTCAGTTCATTACCAATGAGCAATCAAGTACCCCCAATTTCAAGAAACTCAAGACCTCAAGTGAGCCTGACGCTTCTCTCGAGGTCACCAATACAAAAGTGCAACTcgcacccaatgaaaatggtgaATGTTGCATGAACAGCCAAGCAGACTGTCCGACGTCTCCTGTGGCCAATTCAGGACAGTCTCCTCAGTTCCTTACCGATGAGCAATCAAGTCCCCCCAGTTTTAAGAAACTCAAGACCTCAAGTGAGCATGCATCAGTTAAGCCTACTGGCACCGTTAGCGAGGCCACGATGAAACTGCGGGAACTAGTAAACAAAGTCAAGACCTCAAGTGAGCATGTATCAGTTAAGCCTACTGGCACCGTGAGCGAGGCCACGATGAAACTGCAGGAACTAGTAAACAAAATCAGACGGGCCCAAGATCTCCTGCAGTCTGTTGACTATGCTCCATCAAGCATAGTGCTGGCACCTTGGAAATTTCAGGAAAATAACCCATGGCAGAAGCGTAACTGAAGTTACGTTTATTCTGGTAATTAATCGTCTTGCTCAGGATTTCCTGTTGCTAGAAGTTAGCTTCTCTATACCATCTGATGTCGCTAATCTCAAATGAATCTTTTTTTAATTAGTGCACCAAATTTCTTTTGCCGTGCAGTGCCTGAAGATATATAGCGGTAGTGCAGATGGACTGATCCTGACTCGGTTGTCCTGTTCGGACAGGGAGTGATACCTGACCATCTGTAGATAGTGATTCAGAAAGGCAACTGGTCATTTCCAGTATTGTAGCTAGCAGCTGTTGCATCATTTCATCGTACATAGCTCGGTGGTGTCGTTTGGTCAGTGTCTGTATGCTCGTGCGCCTATGATTGTAATCTGATGTGCGCAGGGCCGTCTCATGTCCAAGAAAGACCATCTTTCTCTGCATGATCAGGTTAAGACACTAGGAACAGTCTAGTTTCTGTTACTGCTATCTGCAATTAAATTTACTGTCAATAATCAAGAGTTCTGTTATTGGTAATTGGTTTGAGAATGGATGTACTCTAACCTTGCATCATCGTAGATGAACTTGTGTGCTTTTTCCAACTTTCGATGGACTCTCATGCCATAGGCCATAGGCTGTCTTCAGACCGGGTCGATCTCAGCATTCGGGCCATCATGTACATTTCTGGTTCTCTCTTGAGATGACTAGATTGTTGGCAGTGTATGTGGGGCGTTGGAGAAGCTGAAACAGTGGATTTCCGG from Triticum urartu cultivar G1812 chromosome 3, Tu2.1, whole genome shotgun sequence encodes:
- the LOC125545937 gene encoding uncharacterized protein LOC125545937 isoform X2 — its product is MVPLQGRKWNRLFKIPPKCRNQKASQNREIMLRPPFPRWCWENDIAELGPQTDVVAVVSSPWKVGDLIDWWYTDCFWTGKITELMSDDKVKIICPEIPLGEGGCWVADPKDLRPALDWSLEKGWSAPLSQENGECWHTARLIAGNQDTLSSSSDEEDIEQSCDGNKVLQRCLNGSFDSLEQEIRKCLNGASDTPKELVDQDVKQPANRNGRCCLESQTDSEGEPQKCMNEEPGVSLEAICSKVQLAPSETGECCMNSQADCPTSPVANSGQSPQFITNEQSSTPNFKKLKTSSEPDASLEVTNTKVQLAPNENGECCMNSQADCPTSPVANSGQSPQFLTDEQSSPPSFKKLKTSSEHASVKPTGTVSEATMKLRELVNKVKTSSEHVSVKPTGTVSEATMKLQELVNKIRRAQDLLQSVDYAPSSIVLAPWKFQENNPWQKRN
- the LOC125545937 gene encoding uncharacterized protein LOC125545937 isoform X1, which codes for MDLILPFKVGDVVETRSYNVGYRGAWFRCKITDMCIRSGHMECQVEYIDYPDERRKWNRLFKIPPKCRNQKASQNREIMLRPPFPRWCWENDIAELGPQTDVVAVVSSPWKVGDLIDWWYTDCFWTGKITELMSDDKVKIICPEIPLGEGGCWVADPKDLRPALDWSLEKGWSAPLSQENGECWHTARLIAGNQDTLSSSSDEEDIEQSCDGNKVLQRCLNGSFDSLEQEIRKCLNGASDTPKELVDQDVKQPANRNGRCCLESQTDSEGEPQKCMNEEPGVSLEAICSKVQLAPSETGECCMNSQADCPTSPVANSGQSPQFITNEQSSTPNFKKLKTSSEPDASLEVTNTKVQLAPNENGECCMNSQADCPTSPVANSGQSPQFLTDEQSSPPSFKKLKTSSEHASVKPTGTVSEATMKLRELVNKVKTSSEHVSVKPTGTVSEATMKLQELVNKIRRAQDLLQSVDYAPSSIVLAPWKFQENNPWQKRN
- the LOC125545937 gene encoding uncharacterized protein LOC125545937 isoform X3 translates to MLRPPFPRWCWENDIAELGPQTDVVAVVSSPWKVGDLIDWWYTDCFWTGKITELMSDDKVKIICPEIPLGEGGCWVADPKDLRPALDWSLEKGWSAPLSQENGECWHTARLIAGNQDTLSSSSDEEDIEQSCDGNKVLQRCLNGSFDSLEQEIRKCLNGASDTPKELVDQDVKQPANRNGRCCLESQTDSEGEPQKCMNEEPGVSLEAICSKVQLAPSETGECCMNSQADCPTSPVANSGQSPQFITNEQSSTPNFKKLKTSSEPDASLEVTNTKVQLAPNENGECCMNSQADCPTSPVANSGQSPQFLTDEQSSPPSFKKLKTSSEHASVKPTGTVSEATMKLRELVNKVKTSSEHVSVKPTGTVSEATMKLQELVNKIRRAQDLLQSVDYAPSSIVLAPWKFQENNPWQKRN